The following proteins come from a genomic window of Gottfriedia acidiceleris:
- a CDS encoding Gfo/Idh/MocA family protein has translation MEKLRVAIIGCGNIFLMHAQPAFIRENVELVAVCDIKEERAKEKAEQFKCTYYTNYLELFEKEILDVIHICLPHYLHAPVAIEAAKRKIHVLTEKPMSIHFSDAKEMVETAKNNGVTLGVIFQNRYNPGSILIKEMLQNGTLGKIKSGKLSVTWDRSDEYYLTSDWKGTWEKEGGGVVIDQAIHTMDLMRWFVDDEIEYVDATISNRAHEMIEVEDCAEGVIKYRSGVVTAFHTINYYSYDAPVTIELHCENGLAKMIADRGVVSLKDGREFVADHNPNETFDYGNGAKGYWGVSHVKQINNFYESLNDHSQLQITGEEAMKTQKMICAIYESGKKKERIYF, from the coding sequence ATGGAAAAATTACGAGTTGCGATTATTGGTTGTGGAAATATTTTTTTAATGCATGCACAACCTGCTTTCATAAGAGAAAATGTAGAATTAGTAGCTGTTTGTGATATTAAGGAAGAGCGAGCAAAAGAGAAAGCAGAACAATTCAAATGTACTTACTATACAAATTATCTGGAGCTTTTTGAGAAAGAAATTTTAGATGTGATCCATATTTGCTTACCGCATTATTTACATGCACCGGTTGCAATTGAGGCCGCAAAGCGAAAAATCCATGTTCTTACTGAAAAGCCAATGTCTATTCATTTTTCTGATGCAAAAGAAATGGTAGAAACAGCAAAAAATAATGGAGTAACATTAGGGGTCATTTTTCAAAATAGGTATAATCCAGGATCAATTCTGATTAAAGAAATGTTACAAAATGGTACTTTAGGTAAAATAAAATCTGGAAAACTATCAGTAACATGGGACCGTTCAGACGAGTACTATTTGACTAGTGATTGGAAAGGGACTTGGGAAAAAGAAGGTGGCGGAGTAGTCATTGACCAAGCTATTCATACGATGGATTTAATGCGATGGTTCGTTGATGATGAGATTGAATATGTTGACGCGACAATTAGTAATAGAGCACATGAAATGATTGAAGTTGAAGATTGTGCAGAAGGTGTTATTAAGTATAGAAGTGGTGTAGTTACTGCCTTTCATACTATAAACTATTATTCTTATGATGCACCAGTTACGATTGAGCTACATTGTGAAAACGGGCTTGCTAAAATGATTGCTGACCGTGGAGTCGTCTCTTTGAAAGATGGCCGAGAGTTCGTTGCAGATCACAATCCTAATGAAACCTTTGATTACGGCAATGGTGCAAAAGGATATTGGGGCGTTAGTCATGTAAAACAGATTAATAATTTTTATGAATCATTAAATGATCATTCTCAGTTACAAATTACTGGTGAAGAAGCGATGAAAACTCAAAAAATGATTTGTGCAATCTATGAATCAGGTAAGAAAAAAGAGAGGATTTATTTTTAA
- a CDS encoding sugar phosphate isomerase/epimerase family protein: protein MKLGVFTVLFADQSFEEMLDKVAHSGLKAVEIGTGCYPGNAHCPLNELLESEQLRREYIEKVEKRGLTISAFSCHGNPLSPDKEFAKESHDVLSKTIKLASLLRVPVVNCFSGTSGDHEEAKFPSWPVTAWPNEYRDVLKWQWEEKLIPYWKEMGRFAKEHQVKIGLELHGGFLVHTPYSLLKLRKETSDSIGANLDPSHLWWQGIDPVAAIKILGKENAIHHFHAKDTYIDQDNVNMYGLTDMQPYGEVQTRAWTFRSVGCGHSLKDWSDMMSALRTFGYDYVVSIEHEDPIMSIDEGFSRAVKNLQSVLINEDPSQIWWT from the coding sequence ATGAAATTAGGAGTATTCACGGTATTATTTGCGGATCAATCATTTGAGGAAATGCTTGATAAAGTTGCACACTCTGGATTAAAGGCTGTTGAAATAGGAACTGGTTGCTACCCTGGGAATGCCCATTGTCCTTTAAATGAATTATTAGAAAGTGAGCAACTCAGAAGAGAGTATATTGAAAAAGTTGAAAAACGTGGATTAACGATTAGCGCTTTTAGTTGTCATGGAAATCCTTTATCACCTGATAAAGAGTTTGCGAAGGAATCCCATGATGTACTCTCTAAAACGATTAAATTGGCTTCGCTATTAAGGGTACCAGTTGTAAATTGCTTTTCAGGCACTAGTGGTGACCATGAAGAAGCAAAGTTTCCGAGTTGGCCAGTAACTGCTTGGCCAAATGAGTATAGAGATGTACTAAAGTGGCAATGGGAAGAAAAACTAATTCCTTATTGGAAAGAAATGGGCAGATTTGCAAAGGAGCATCAAGTAAAAATTGGGCTAGAACTACATGGAGGTTTTTTAGTTCATACTCCATATTCATTATTAAAGCTACGAAAAGAAACTAGTGATTCAATTGGAGCTAATTTGGATCCTAGTCATCTTTGGTGGCAAGGGATTGATCCTGTAGCAGCGATTAAAATACTTGGAAAAGAAAATGCGATTCACCATTTCCATGCAAAAGATACTTATATCGATCAAGATAACGTAAATATGTATGGTTTAACTGATATGCAACCATATGGTGAAGTTCAAACTAGAGCTTGGACATTCCGATCGGTAGGCTGTGGACACAGTTTGAAAGATTGGTCCGATATGATGAGTGCACTACGTACTTTTGGATATGACTATGTAGTGAGTATTGAACACGAGGACCCAATCATGTCGATTGATGAAGGTTTTTCACGTGCCGTTAAAAACTTACAGTCCGTATTAATAAATGAAGATCCATCACAAATATGGTGGACTTGA
- a CDS encoding ThuA domain-containing protein → MVKVTIWNENRHEQINPEVKSIYPSGIHTTIATFLNEAGYDTSTATLDQPEHGLTDEVLENTDVLIWWGHIAHHDVEDHIVKKVYEKVLQGMGLIVLHSGHFSKIFKKLMGTSCDLKWREAAETERLWVVDPSHPIVDGIGEYIEIDQEEMYGEHFDIPTPDELVLVSWFKGGEVFRSGCTFKRGSGKIFYFRPGHETYPTYHHKDVQKIIINAVNWANKSKRNYPSYGNKEALEALT, encoded by the coding sequence ATGGTAAAAGTAACGATTTGGAATGAAAATCGACATGAGCAAATTAATCCAGAAGTAAAAAGCATCTATCCTAGCGGAATACACACAACTATTGCTACTTTCTTAAATGAAGCAGGGTATGATACTTCGACGGCTACATTAGATCAACCTGAGCATGGATTGACGGATGAAGTGCTAGAAAATACTGATGTATTAATTTGGTGGGGACATATTGCTCATCATGATGTGGAAGATCATATTGTTAAAAAGGTTTATGAAAAAGTATTGCAAGGTATGGGGTTAATTGTCCTACATTCTGGACATTTTTCTAAGATTTTTAAAAAATTAATGGGGACTAGCTGCGATTTAAAATGGCGTGAAGCAGCAGAAACAGAAAGACTTTGGGTTGTTGATCCGTCTCATCCAATAGTAGATGGTATTGGCGAATATATTGAGATTGACCAAGAAGAAATGTATGGAGAACATTTTGATATTCCAACCCCAGATGAGCTAGTTTTAGTAAGCTGGTTTAAAGGTGGAGAAGTATTTAGAAGTGGATGTACATTTAAAAGAGGGAGTGGGAAAATCTTTTATTTCAGACCAGGTCATGAAACTTATCCAACTTATCATCATAAAGATGTTCAAAAAATCATCATTAATGCAGTAAATTGGGCGAATAAATCGAAAAGAAATTATCCTTCATATGGAAATAAAGAGGCCTTAGAGGCATTAACGTAA
- a CDS encoding sugar phosphate isomerase/epimerase family protein codes for MTLPIALQLWSVKEDAAIDFFGTLEKVAQMGYDGIEFAGYYGKNASEIKSVLNKLGLKIAGAHVSAEQIIHHIDDVIAFEKELGNKYVVCPWANFTSLKEWEEFAEHLQQSGKKLAEAGISLVYHNHAHELVALENEYILDILFNSVPTNLLKAELDTYWLEFAGIDAVEFMSKYKGRTPLIHVKDMAPSKEESTEVGNGIMNIKGIVQQAKLNSAEWLIVEQEAFTKPQLASVEIGLNNLKMILADA; via the coding sequence ATGACACTGCCAATTGCCCTACAATTATGGAGTGTAAAAGAGGACGCAGCAATCGACTTTTTCGGTACTTTAGAAAAAGTAGCGCAAATGGGTTATGACGGTATTGAGTTCGCGGGATACTATGGTAAAAATGCTTCGGAAATAAAATCTGTTTTAAACAAACTAGGATTAAAGATAGCAGGAGCCCATGTAAGTGCAGAACAAATTATTCATCATATTGATGACGTAATTGCTTTCGAAAAAGAATTAGGAAACAAATACGTAGTGTGCCCATGGGCAAATTTTACTAGTTTAAAAGAATGGGAGGAATTTGCAGAACATTTACAACAGTCAGGAAAAAAGCTAGCTGAAGCAGGGATATCTTTAGTTTATCACAATCATGCTCATGAATTAGTTGCATTAGAAAATGAATATATTCTCGATATTTTATTCAATTCAGTCCCAACTAATCTCTTAAAAGCAGAGTTGGATACTTACTGGTTAGAATTTGCTGGTATAGATGCGGTTGAATTTATGAGTAAGTATAAAGGAAGGACTCCATTAATCCATGTGAAGGATATGGCTCCATCCAAGGAGGAAAGTACCGAAGTAGGAAATGGAATTATGAATATAAAAGGAATTGTACAACAAGCAAAACTAAATTCAGCCGAATGGTTAATTGTTGAGCAAGAAGCGTTTACTAAACCACAATTAGCAAGTGTCGAAATTGGATTGAATAACTTAAAAATGATACTAGCTGATGCTTAA
- a CDS encoding Gfo/Idh/MocA family protein, with translation MKLKVGIIGCGGIAKGKHMPSLAALEHVEMVAFCDIIEERAIKAKAQFGVEEAKTYTDYKELLADESIDVIHVCTPNKSHSFITIDSLEAGKHVMCEKPMAKTSAEAKAMVEASKRTGKKLTIGYQNRFRNDSQYLSEVCKNNELGEIYFAKAHAIRRRAVPTWGVFLNEEEQGGGPLIDIGTHALDLTLWLMDNYKPKFVVGNVYHELSHKENAANAFGPWDPKEFKVEDSAFGFITMENGATVILESSWALNTLEIGEAQTTLCGTEGGADMRDGLRINGEAYGRLYDKKIDINTGGVDFYEGATDSAEVLEARQWIDSIINDTEPTVKPEQALVVTQILEAIYESSKSKKPVYFN, from the coding sequence ATGAAATTAAAAGTAGGAATAATCGGTTGTGGTGGAATTGCAAAAGGTAAACATATGCCAAGCTTAGCAGCATTAGAACATGTAGAAATGGTAGCTTTTTGTGACATCATCGAAGAACGTGCTATTAAAGCGAAGGCACAATTTGGTGTTGAGGAAGCAAAGACATATACAGATTACAAGGAATTATTAGCAGACGAATCAATAGATGTAATTCACGTTTGTACCCCAAATAAATCACATTCATTTATTACGATTGATTCTTTAGAAGCAGGTAAACACGTTATGTGTGAAAAGCCAATGGCAAAAACTTCAGCAGAAGCAAAAGCGATGGTAGAAGCGTCTAAACGTACGGGAAAAAAATTAACAATTGGCTATCAAAATCGTTTTCGAAACGATTCACAATATCTAAGCGAAGTCTGTAAAAATAATGAACTAGGTGAAATTTACTTTGCAAAAGCTCATGCGATTAGAAGAAGAGCAGTACCTACATGGGGCGTATTTTTAAATGAAGAAGAACAAGGTGGCGGACCATTAATTGATATTGGTACTCATGCTTTGGATTTAACATTATGGCTGATGGATAATTATAAACCTAAATTTGTAGTTGGAAACGTTTACCACGAATTATCACATAAAGAAAACGCTGCAAATGCTTTTGGACCATGGGATCCAAAGGAATTTAAAGTGGAAGACTCTGCATTTGGTTTTATTACGATGGAAAACGGTGCAACCGTTATCCTAGAATCGAGCTGGGCATTAAATACTCTTGAAATAGGAGAAGCTCAAACTACACTTTGTGGTACTGAAGGTGGTGCAGATATGAGAGATGGCCTCCGAATTAATGGGGAAGCATACGGGCGACTTTACGATAAAAAAATTGATATCAACACTGGCGGCGTGGATTTTTACGAGGGTGCAACTGATTCCGCTGAAGTATTAGAAGCGAGACAATGGATTGACAGTATTATTAATGATACAGAACCAACCGTTAAACCTGAGCAAGCTTTAGTTGTAACTCAAATTTTAGAGGCAATCTACGAATCTTCAAAATCAAAGAAACCGGTATATTTTAACTAA
- a CDS encoding AraC family transcriptional regulator, translating to MSATLEVRRLDRNFPFCLFSNDGLTLVGHHWHKLVEIIYVQKGILKIGVNDELLHLEEGEFYIINSGDIHYFLSSPNSMRLVVQFDFTIFEDIQFLKKNNMELIELFNCIQKSSVLWNVEVKQKMITYLKELESEYIEKKEGYELAIRARLYDILLLIYRDLPHTENNKLNYPNRKASLLKLEKIFHYIEENYMNNITLNDVANFIGFTNSYFAKFFKKYTGSTFCHYVNQYRITKAQWYLFNEDLPITEIAYNVGFINVKTFNRLFKNEVGLSPTQYKKKTIYEKF from the coding sequence ATGAGCGCCACTCTTGAAGTAAGGAGACTAGATCGGAATTTTCCATTTTGTTTATTTTCAAATGATGGATTGACGTTAGTTGGTCATCATTGGCATAAACTCGTAGAAATCATTTATGTACAAAAAGGGATCTTAAAGATTGGTGTAAATGATGAGTTACTTCATTTAGAAGAAGGAGAATTTTATATCATTAATAGTGGTGACATTCATTATTTTTTATCTTCACCGAATAGTATGAGATTGGTCGTGCAATTTGATTTTACTATTTTCGAAGATATACAGTTTTTGAAAAAAAATAATATGGAACTAATTGAATTGTTTAATTGTATTCAAAAATCTAGTGTTTTATGGAATGTAGAAGTGAAACAGAAAATGATTACCTATTTAAAAGAGCTTGAAAGTGAATATATTGAAAAAAAAGAAGGTTACGAATTGGCAATTAGAGCTAGATTATATGATATTTTACTACTAATCTATCGAGATCTACCTCATACAGAAAATAATAAGCTTAACTACCCTAATAGGAAGGCTAGTCTTTTAAAATTAGAAAAAATATTTCATTATATTGAAGAAAATTATATGAATAATATTACGTTAAATGATGTTGCGAATTTTATCGGCTTTACGAATTCGTATTTTGCAAAGTTTTTTAAAAAGTACACTGGTTCTACATTTTGTCATTATGTAAATCAATATAGAATAACAAAGGCTCAATGGTATTTATTTAATGAAGATTTACCAATTACAGAAATTGCTTATAATGTTGGATTCATCAATGTGAAAACGTTTAACAGATTATTTAAAAACGAGGTTGGTTTATCTCCAACCCAATATAAAAAAAAGACAATATATGAGAAGTTTTAG
- a CDS encoding DUF1992 domain-containing protein, giving the protein MTNNGKYVDWLSEIVKRHEKEGGFDDLPGLGKPLPKELLKDDLLTTVI; this is encoded by the coding sequence ATGACGAATAATGGGAAATATGTAGATTGGCTAAGTGAAATTGTTAAACGTCATGAAAAAGAAGGTGGATTTGATGATTTACCTGGATTAGGTAAACCATTACCTAAAGAACTTCTAAAAGATGATCTATTAACAACTGTTATTTAG
- a CDS encoding AraC family transcriptional regulator — protein MNILIKELPEYEVAYFRRYGSYFEPNAEHWDKLLNWAINFGLFPPQQSFIGISLDNPDLVESYNCRHDACVTIPDGFEKEKHEKIEFRKLNGGQYALYQYYDSPSMLNSGYKFMYEQWLPISEFEPDYDRYNLEFSMNNPAEDPDGKAKVDLFVPVKKRTSY, from the coding sequence ATGAATATTTTAATTAAAGAACTACCTGAATATGAAGTTGCGTATTTCAGGCGCTATGGATCATATTTTGAACCAAATGCAGAACATTGGGATAAGCTATTAAATTGGGCAATAAATTTCGGACTTTTTCCACCTCAACAATCTTTCATAGGAATTTCCTTAGATAATCCAGATTTAGTAGAAAGTTATAATTGTCGTCATGATGCATGTGTAACAATACCTGATGGGTTTGAGAAGGAAAAACATGAAAAAATAGAATTTAGGAAATTAAATGGTGGGCAATACGCTTTGTATCAATATTATGATTCTCCTAGTATGTTAAATAGTGGTTATAAATTTATGTATGAACAATGGTTACCAATTAGTGAGTTTGAACCTGATTACGACCGTTATAACTTAGAATTTAGTATGAATAATCCTGCTGAAGACCCAGATGGAAAAGCTAAAGTTGATTTATTTGTGCCAGTTAAAAAGCGAACATCTTACTAA
- a CDS encoding DinB family protein, whose amino-acid sequence MEQFLFNQLGFVRNQTLNLLDGMTEEMADQIPEGFRNSIRWNLGHIYVVEERFAFQYLGLPQNLPEGFKEQFEYGTTPLNAHKFRVPTLKELGDLLNEQQVRIQKTLIDLLDVKVDPSYTTSAGMTLETPKQFLTFILYHEGMHFSVIKLYKSLLSR is encoded by the coding sequence ATGGAGCAATTTTTATTCAATCAGTTAGGTTTTGTAAGAAATCAAACCTTAAATCTACTAGATGGAATGACAGAAGAAATGGCTGACCAAATTCCAGAGGGGTTCCGAAATTCGATTCGTTGGAATTTAGGGCATATCTATGTGGTAGAGGAACGATTCGCTTTTCAATACTTGGGACTTCCTCAAAATTTACCTGAAGGTTTTAAGGAACAATTTGAATACGGTACAACACCATTAAATGCCCACAAATTTCGTGTACCCACTTTAAAGGAGTTAGGAGATCTTCTAAATGAACAGCAAGTTCGGATTCAAAAAACACTTATAGACTTATTAGATGTAAAAGTTGATCCATCTTATACCACATCTGCAGGAATGACATTAGAGACACCAAAACAATTTCTGACTTTTATTTTATACCATGAAGGTATGCATTTTAGTGTTATTAAACTTTATAAATCGTTATTATCACGATGA
- a CDS encoding peptide ABC transporter permease — MIKIRKYFPIIIGSFIILGLITFSFIYTYFIKDTIKSAPALLYNAEGKLIDTYGYPPSWKYLFGVDRFGRDVFWMVIDGAKYTLSIAIVVGLMRVILGGFLGSFFGFMNQRLLKIIEPILNAFRFVPAVIIIFPFFERLNDVPEVAKEKTIALQIALLIIISIPVLMNSIGEEVRAFLKNDFITSSRIIGARNGWIRRKHVIPYLQSRILLLFVQQTIQTLFLLTQLGVFKLFIGGVKVLSLDINVDRPMSQANEWSGMIGANYIELSIDKWVIVGPSIAFIVSIFAFNLIKLGIERLMENQTGHKQKQLMKNEELYEGLNDFDFVNKEKLNEVKRIVEDGPKSSDQLVTR; from the coding sequence ATGATAAAAATTAGAAAGTATTTTCCAATTATAATAGGAAGTTTTATCATACTTGGCTTAATCACCTTTAGTTTTATTTATACTTACTTTATTAAGGATACGATTAAATCAGCCCCTGCTTTATTATATAATGCAGAAGGTAAACTAATAGATACATATGGTTATCCTCCAAGTTGGAAATATCTTTTTGGTGTCGACCGATTTGGAAGAGATGTATTTTGGATGGTAATTGATGGTGCTAAATACACTTTATCTATTGCCATTGTTGTAGGACTAATGAGAGTCATATTAGGCGGTTTCTTAGGCTCATTTTTTGGGTTCATGAATCAAAGATTATTAAAAATTATTGAACCAATTTTGAATGCATTTCGTTTTGTCCCTGCTGTTATCATTATATTTCCATTTTTTGAAAGATTAAATGACGTTCCAGAAGTAGCAAAAGAAAAAACGATAGCACTACAAATAGCACTACTAATCATTATTTCGATACCAGTATTGATGAATTCAATCGGTGAAGAAGTTAGAGCATTTTTAAAAAATGATTTCATTACTAGTTCAAGAATCATTGGTGCACGAAATGGTTGGATCCGTCGTAAGCATGTAATACCTTATTTACAAAGCCGTATACTTTTATTATTTGTACAACAGACGATTCAAACATTATTTTTACTAACCCAATTAGGAGTTTTCAAGCTTTTTATTGGCGGAGTTAAAGTCCTTTCCCTAGATATCAATGTTGATCGACCGATGTCACAAGCTAACGAATGGTCAGGGATGATTGGTGCAAATTATATCGAGCTATCAATCGACAAATGGGTCATAGTAGGACCAAGCATTGCATTTATTGTTTCAATATTTGCTTTTAATCTAATTAAGTTAGGCATTGAGCGTTTAATGGAAAATCAAACTGGACATAAACAGAAGCAACTTATGAAAAATGAAGAATTATATGAAGGATTAAATGATTTTGATTTTGTGAACAAGGAAAAATTAAATGAAGTTAAGAGGATTGTAGAGGACGGACCTAAATCAAGTGACCAGCTTGTAACTAGATAA
- a CDS encoding ABC transporter permease subunit encodes MMIQTSRIISKYLLQFCLTIFGIGLITATSFTLFLPKGERLVEFWNQLQIFFWSFFYFNNLEVYLKEFQYVPFSSVFLEPYVYSFTILFSAFLLSIFVALFFAYIVNIGPKSFRKVMNSTLFFLQSIPDVVMICAFQILFLWIFNKTGVKIVDPISGFESKAYALPIILVSIIPTIQLFQMLFLAIQEEKIRDYVEYAKAKGLSNSWIIIRHILRNVTITLLSNSKLIFWMMISNLLIVEKFFNMKGYFSFLFNNSSSPEIFFMALVLLFIPFFFLEILFKQIVNRMKGGQAI; translated from the coding sequence ATGATGATACAAACAAGTAGAATTATTTCTAAATATCTTCTTCAGTTTTGTTTAACTATATTTGGAATTGGTTTAATTACGGCAACTTCTTTTACTCTATTTTTACCAAAAGGAGAGCGACTAGTTGAGTTTTGGAATCAACTACAAATATTTTTTTGGAGTTTTTTTTACTTTAATAATTTAGAAGTTTACTTAAAAGAATTTCAATATGTTCCTTTTTCTTCTGTATTTTTAGAGCCATATGTTTATTCTTTTACCATTCTTTTTTCAGCGTTTTTACTTTCAATTTTCGTCGCATTATTTTTTGCTTATATTGTAAATATAGGTCCAAAATCATTTAGAAAAGTAATGAATAGCACCCTATTTTTCCTACAATCTATACCGGACGTAGTAATGATTTGTGCATTTCAAATTTTATTTTTATGGATTTTTAATAAAACCGGCGTAAAAATTGTCGATCCGATAAGTGGCTTTGAATCCAAAGCTTACGCATTACCGATCATCCTTGTATCGATCATTCCCACGATCCAACTTTTTCAAATGTTATTTCTGGCAATACAGGAAGAAAAAATTAGGGACTATGTAGAGTATGCTAAAGCAAAGGGACTTTCTAATTCTTGGATAATTATCCGCCATATATTGCGAAATGTTACAATTACATTACTAAGTAATAGTAAGCTAATATTTTGGATGATGATTTCAAATCTATTAATAGTAGAAAAGTTCTTTAATATGAAGGGCTATTTTTCATTTCTATTTAATAATAGTAGTTCGCCTGAAATCTTTTTTATGGCTTTAGTTTTACTATTTATCCCGTTCTTTTTTCTAGAGATTTTGTTTAAACAAATTGTAAATAGAATGAAAGGGGGACAAGCTATATGA
- the pepF gene encoding oligoendopeptidase F — protein sequence MEKMLVKRLSRAEVPTEMTWKLEDLYPTRAEWLVALELIENDLVEAKSLKGSVLKSAESLKKALLTYESIMLQLIRCGTYVSLRQSGDGSDSQNQSDSLLFSSLSTKANTTLTFIQSELLHLNNEMLEAFIKEEKEIVVFKLLLEEIIASKKHRLLPETEEALAALGEVTSAPYRIYQTSKAADLKFDSFEDENGKELENSFALFENLYEFSPNHTVRKQAYESFTKTLTQYKNTYASIYATQVKKEVALSKLRHYDSVTQMLLEDHKVSLEMYHNQLNIIFKELAPHMRRLANLKKKQLGLETIHFYDLKAPLDPNFNPSTTYEEAKETILKSLEIMGPDYVSIMEKAFDERWIDYCDNVGKSTGAFCSSPYGVHPYILISWQDTMRNAFVLTHELGHAGHFYYANKYQRVVNTRPSMYFVEAPSTFNEMLLGQYLLKQTNDPKMKRWVILQLLGTYYHNFVTHLLEGEFQRRVYELAEKGTPLTATTFCEVKANVLKEFWGDSVEIDEGASLTWMRQPHYYMGLYPYTYSAGLTASTAISRRIASEGQPVIDAWIEVLKTGGSKKPVELLKMAGVDLTTSAPIKEAVEYVGSLVTELESLF from the coding sequence ATGGAAAAAATGTTAGTAAAACGTTTATCACGTGCTGAGGTTCCAACAGAAATGACATGGAAATTAGAGGATTTATATCCGACTCGTGCAGAGTGGCTAGTTGCTTTAGAACTAATTGAAAATGATTTAGTAGAGGCTAAATCGTTGAAAGGTTCTGTCCTTAAGTCTGCTGAATCTTTAAAAAAAGCATTATTAACTTATGAATCTATTATGCTTCAATTAATTCGTTGTGGTACATATGTAAGCTTACGTCAGTCTGGAGATGGTTCAGATTCCCAAAATCAATCTGATAGTTTACTATTTTCTAGCTTAAGTACGAAAGCAAATACAACTTTAACATTTATTCAGTCAGAGCTTTTACATTTAAATAATGAAATGTTAGAGGCATTTATTAAGGAAGAAAAAGAAATTGTGGTTTTTAAATTATTATTAGAAGAAATTATTGCATCTAAAAAACATCGATTACTACCTGAAACTGAGGAGGCATTAGCTGCACTTGGTGAAGTTACTTCTGCCCCATATCGAATTTACCAAACAAGTAAGGCCGCTGATTTAAAATTCGATTCCTTTGAAGATGAAAATGGAAAAGAATTAGAAAATTCGTTTGCTTTGTTTGAAAACTTATATGAATTCTCTCCAAATCATACAGTGCGTAAACAGGCGTATGAATCTTTTACTAAAACTCTCACCCAATACAAAAATACATATGCTTCAATCTATGCTACTCAAGTAAAAAAAGAAGTCGCATTAAGTAAATTACGTCATTATGATTCAGTTACGCAAATGCTACTTGAAGACCATAAAGTATCTTTAGAAATGTATCATAATCAATTAAATATCATCTTTAAGGAACTGGCTCCACATATGCGTAGACTAGCTAACTTAAAGAAAAAACAACTTGGACTTGAGACGATTCATTTCTATGACTTAAAAGCACCACTAGATCCAAATTTTAACCCAAGCACTACTTATGAAGAAGCAAAAGAAACGATTTTAAAATCACTAGAAATTATGGGACCTGATTATGTTTCTATTATGGAAAAAGCGTTTGATGAACGCTGGATCGATTATTGCGATAATGTTGGTAAATCAACAGGTGCATTTTGCTCTAGTCCATATGGAGTGCATCCATATATTTTAATTAGCTGGCAGGATACGATGAGAAATGCATTTGTACTTACACATGAGCTTGGACATGCTGGTCATTTTTATTATGCAAACAAATATCAACGTGTTGTAAATACTCGTCCATCTATGTATTTCGTAGAAGCACCGTCAACTTTTAACGAGATGTTATTAGGTCAATATTTATTAAAACAAACAAATGATCCAAAAATGAAGCGTTGGGTCATCCTTCAATTACTAGGTACTTATTATCATAATTTTGTAACTCATTTACTTGAAGGTGAATTCCAAAGAAGAGTTTATGAACTTGCTGAAAAAGGAACCCCGCTTACTGCGACAACATTCTGTGAAGTTAAAGCTAATGTTCTGAAAGAATTTTGGGGAGATTCAGTTGAAATTGATGAAGGTGCAAGTTTAACTTGGATGCGCCAGCCTCATTATTATATGGGACTTTATCCATATACTTATTCAGCTGGATTGACTGCATCTACTGCTATTTCAAGAAGAATTGCCTCAGAGGGCCAACCTGTTATTGATGCATGGATTGAAGTATTAAAAACTGGTGGATCGAAAAAACCTGTTGAACTATTAAAAATGGCTGGCGTTGATCTAACAACAAGTGCACCAATCAAAGAAGCTGTTGAGTATGTTGGTTCATTAGTGACTGAATTAGAGTCACTTTTCTAA